A genome region from Setaria italica strain Yugu1 chromosome III, Setaria_italica_v2.0, whole genome shotgun sequence includes the following:
- the LOC111256745 gene encoding zinc finger MYM-type protein 1-like has protein sequence MEMLEWYRKKDPKAALVTGENAPGNNQMSSPMVQKDLARACAEETSELIKSEIGDRCFAVLVDEARDASIKEQMAVVVRFVNDKGSVIERFLGIEHVADTTSTSLKEALDTMLRRYGLSISKIRGQGYDGASNMRGQFHGLQRLVLNENPYAFYIHCFAHQLQLVVVSVAKCCGSTFDFFNYVTSIVNVVSASCKRKDQLLQSHHDKLVEQLDSSAIFSGRGKNQETSLARPGDTRWGTHHKTLARLMIMWSSVLEVLENISEDGTDGEKKLQPLD, from the exons ATGGAGATGCTCGAATGGTACAGAAAGAAGGATCCTAAGGCTGCACTTGTGACTGGTGAAAATGCTCCAGGGAATAATCAAATGAGTAGTCCAATGGTTCAGAAAGATTTGGCTAGGGCTTGTGCAGAGGAGACAAGTGAGTTAATTAAAAGTGAAATAGGAGATCGTTGTTTTGCGGTTCTTGTCGACGAGGCTCGTGATGCATCTATTAAGGAACAAATGGCTGTGGTTGTGAG GTTTGTCAATGATAAAGGAAGTGTGATTGAGAGGTTTCTTGGCATTGAACATGTAGCTGACACCACATCAACTTCACTAAAAGAAGCATTGGATACTATGCTTAGAAGATATGGTCTATCTATTTCCAAGATTAGAGGGCAAGGATATGATGGAGCTTCAAATATGAGAGGACAATTTCATGGGTTACAAAGACTGGTATTGAACGAAAACCCATATGCCTTTTACATCCATTGTTTTGCTCATCAATTGCAGCTTGTGGTAGTTTCTGTAGCCAAGTGTTGTGGCtcaacttttgatttcttcaattatgTCACTTCAATCGTCAATGTTGTTAGTGCTTCTTGCAAGAGGAAAGATCAACTCCTTCAAAGTCATCATGATAAGCTTGTTGAGCAGTTAGATAGTAGTGCTATTTTTTCTGGGAGAGGGAAAAACCAAGAAACTAGTCTTGCTAGGCCTGGTGATACACGGTGGGGTACACATCACAAAACATTGGCACGTCTTATGATCATGTGGTCCTCTGTACTGGAGGTATTGGAGAATATTAGTGAAGATGGAACTgatggggaaaaaaaactacagCCTCTGGATTGA
- the LOC111256822 gene encoding uncharacterized protein LOC111256822, with protein MESFEFVFILHLMIRVLGMTQDLSQCLQKKNQNIVRAIGLIGSVMRNMNEMRENGWDALFEEVKEFCLLNNIEIPNMEDMIPVRGRSRCRGAKLVSYYHHFHHGIFNVVIDQVYCELNNRFPERSTQLLRCVACLDPRDSFANFEVQKLVELAKIYKDDFCDYDCIKLAGDLPIFIDEVRNDDNFDTCIDLGNLAEKMVQIGRDTVFPLVYRLIELALILPVATATVERAFSAMNIIKTERRNKMNDDWLNNNMMCYIERDLFASIEDEKILKRFQGLRNRKMNLPNEGSRIEDVGTSGSGVNS; from the exons ATGGAGTCATTTGAATTTGTGTTCATATTACATCTTATGATTAGAGTACTGGGGATGACTCAAGACTTGTCACaatgtttgcaaaagaaaaatcaaaacattgtTCGTGCAATAGGATTGATTGGCTCTGTGATgagaaatatgaatgaaatgagggAAAATGGTTGGGATGCTCTTTTTGAAGAAGTAAAGGAGTTTTGCCTCCTCAACAACATAGAAATTCCTAATATGGAAGATATGATACCAGTTAGAGGTCGTTCGAGATGTCGTGGTGCTAAACTAGTGAGTTACtaccatcattttcatcatggaattttcaatgttgtgattgatcaagtttattgtgAGTTAAACAATCGATTTCCAGAAAGATCAACTCAACTCTTGAGATGCGTTGCTTGTCTTGATCCGAGGGATTCTTTTGCCAACTTTGAAGTACAGAAGTTAGTTGAGCTTGCTAAGATTTATAAAGATGACTTCTGTGATTATGACTGCATAAAGCTTGCGGGTGACCTTCCTATATTCATTGATGAAGTTAGAAATGATGATAATTTTGAcacttgtattgatcttggtaaCCTTGCTGAGAAGATGGTTCAGATTGGAAGAGATACAGTTTTTCCTTTGGTGTATCGTCTCattgaacttgcattgattttgccggtggcaacagcaacagttgaaagagccttctctgctatgaatattatcaagactgaacgaagaaataaaatgaatgatgaTTGGTTGAATAATAACATGATGTGCTATATTGAGCGAGATTTGTTTGCGTCgattgaagatgaaaaaattctaaagcgctttcaaggcttaagaaaccgtaagatgaatttgccaaacgagggctcaag AATTGAGGACGTCGGAACAAGTGGAAGTGGTGTTAATTCATGA